In Virgibacillus sp. NKC19-16, a single genomic region encodes these proteins:
- a CDS encoding CaiB/BaiF CoA transferase family protein yields MPLKSMRVLDLTRLLPGPYCTMLLADFGAEVIKVEDPKVGDYARGYDPKLDEDSAMFHSLNRNKKSVCLNLKSEKGKADFLKLVETADVVVESFRPGVMERLGLDYEKLKIINPRLVYCAVTGYGQTGPYANHPGHDINYLSYAGLLDLMGEQDGKPIVPAAQIADIGGGALPAAVGILLALFEREKSGKGQFVDISMLDGVVSWLQTTIPNYLSTDVPVSRGEHILSGGMAAYEVYETKDGRWLSVGALEPKFWKAFCEGIGRSDFISLLNAPLHEQHRLKYEIQLIIVEKPLAEWIIMFSDREACVSPVLTFEEMIHDPQITEREMIQTVAHKTLGAVQQIGIPIKLSETPGEIREQAPGLGEHTKEFLQERDISKQK; encoded by the coding sequence ATGCCATTAAAATCAATGCGTGTATTGGATTTAACTCGCTTGCTGCCGGGGCCATATTGCACGATGTTGCTCGCGGATTTTGGGGCAGAGGTTATTAAAGTGGAGGACCCAAAAGTTGGTGATTATGCGAGGGGTTATGATCCAAAATTAGATGAAGACAGTGCGATGTTTCATTCGCTCAATCGCAATAAAAAAAGTGTTTGCTTAAATTTGAAATCAGAGAAAGGGAAAGCTGATTTTCTAAAGCTAGTTGAAACGGCTGATGTGGTTGTGGAATCATTTCGCCCAGGGGTGATGGAGCGGCTCGGGTTGGATTATGAGAAATTAAAAATCATCAATCCCCGTCTCGTTTATTGTGCGGTCACGGGTTATGGGCAAACTGGACCTTACGCAAACCATCCCGGCCATGATATCAATTATCTTAGTTATGCTGGCTTGCTGGACTTGATGGGTGAACAAGATGGAAAGCCAATCGTTCCAGCCGCTCAAATTGCTGACATCGGGGGAGGAGCTTTGCCAGCTGCAGTAGGTATTTTACTGGCGCTTTTTGAAAGGGAAAAGTCAGGTAAGGGACAGTTTGTGGATATTTCCATGTTGGACGGCGTCGTGTCATGGCTGCAAACGACGATTCCGAACTATTTATCCACTGATGTGCCAGTTAGTCGCGGTGAGCACATATTATCAGGAGGCATGGCTGCTTATGAAGTATATGAAACAAAGGACGGGCGCTGGCTTTCTGTCGGAGCACTTGAACCGAAGTTTTGGAAGGCATTTTGTGAAGGAATAGGCAGAAGCGACTTTATCTCGCTTCTTAATGCTCCATTACATGAACAGCACCGATTAAAATACGAAATTCAACTAATTATAGTTGAAAAGCCGCTTGCCGAATGGATCATAATGTTTTCAGACAGAGAAGCCTGCGTCTCACCGGTCCTTACGTTTGAAGAAATGATTCATGATCCACAAATTACCGAGCGGGAAATGATTCAGACAGTTGCGCATAAGACGTTGGGTGCTGTACAACAAATCGGTATCCCAATTAAGTTGTCGGAAACTCCTGGTGAAATTCGCGAGCAGGCACCGGGGTTGGGAGAGCATACGAAAGAATTTTTACAA
- a CDS encoding thiolase family protein, translating into MREAVIVEAVRTPVGKRKGSLSGIRAEELAAKPLKEVIKRAGISSELVEDVIMGCVSQVGEQAFDIARQAALIADYPVEVPGTTIDRQCGSSQQAVHFASQAIISGDMDVVVAGGIENMSRVPIGSNMQGVELSEELTSKYEIINQGLSADRIADKWGFSRQQMDEFSLESHTKALVAQQDGRFEKEIMPLEVTLKDGTKSVMKDDEGPRESTLEKLGTLKPAFAEDGKITAGNSSQISDGAAAILMMSREKAEELGLKPRFRVIARSVVGSDPTLMLTGPIPATEKVLLKAGLSIEDIAIFEVNEAFASVPLAWLKETGADPKKLNLNGGAIALGHPLGASGGRLMVTLMHEMERTGERYGLQTMCEGHGMANATIIERLD; encoded by the coding sequence ATGCGCGAAGCAGTAATTGTAGAGGCAGTCAGAACACCAGTAGGAAAGCGAAAAGGCTCACTCAGCGGCATTCGAGCTGAAGAACTAGCAGCAAAGCCGCTCAAGGAAGTCATAAAAAGAGCTGGTATCTCATCCGAATTGGTAGAGGACGTCATTATGGGATGTGTCTCACAAGTCGGAGAGCAGGCGTTTGATATTGCGAGACAGGCAGCATTGATTGCAGATTATCCCGTGGAGGTCCCGGGAACAACGATTGACCGCCAGTGTGGCTCCAGTCAGCAGGCTGTGCATTTTGCCTCCCAGGCTATTATTAGCGGAGATATGGATGTTGTGGTTGCCGGTGGAATTGAGAATATGTCGCGTGTGCCAATTGGGTCAAATATGCAAGGCGTTGAGCTAAGCGAGGAGTTGACGTCCAAATATGAAATAATCAATCAGGGTTTATCTGCGGACCGAATTGCAGATAAGTGGGGATTCAGCCGACAACAAATGGATGAATTTTCCTTGGAAAGTCATACAAAGGCACTGGTGGCTCAGCAAGATGGACGCTTTGAAAAGGAAATAATGCCATTGGAAGTAACCCTGAAAGATGGTACTAAGTCAGTAATGAAGGACGATGAGGGACCTAGGGAGTCCACACTGGAGAAGCTTGGCACACTGAAACCAGCATTTGCCGAAGATGGAAAAATCACTGCGGGTAACTCCAGCCAGATCAGTGATGGTGCTGCTGCAATTTTGATGATGTCACGTGAAAAGGCAGAGGAACTTGGACTTAAGCCAAGATTCCGTGTTATCGCCCGTTCTGTTGTTGGATCTGATCCAACATTAATGCTGACAGGGCCGATTCCTGCAACGGAAAAAGTTTTGTTAAAAGCGGGACTCTCGATTGAGGATATAGCTATTTTTGAAGTGAATGAGGCATTTGCATCGGTACCGCTTGCTTGGCTTAAGGAAACTGGTGCTGATCCGAAGAAATTAAACCTGAATGGTGGAGCGATCGCACTTGGCCATCCGCTTGGCGCAAGTGGTGGACGATTAATGGTGACGCTGATGCACGAAATGGAACGGACTGGAGAACGTTACGGTCTGCAAACGATGTGTGAGGGACATGGCATGGCGAATGCCACGATTATTGAACGACTGGATTGA
- a CDS encoding acyl-CoA dehydrogenase family protein encodes MERAYLQEEHDIFRRSLRKFLEKEAYPNFDQWEKEQLVPRDFWKKAGEQGFLCPWVDGKYGGFNADFGYSVVINEEFERVGTGMVGFGLHNDIAMPYIASYGTEVQKKRWLPGAITGDLVSAIAMTEPGAGSDLAAIKTTAIKDGEAYILNGEKTFITNGSAADLVVVVCKTNPQADPPHRGISLLVVEADTLGFKKGKKLDKVGQHSNDTCELIFEDARVPAGNLLGEAGKGFYYLMENLQQERLMVAIQSMTSAEVMLELTIDYVKQREAFGRSISQFQNTQFKLAEMKTEIQIGRTFVDRLIEDHVAGKDVVTEVSMAKWWTTDLAKKVAGECMQLHGGYGYMEEYEIARRYRDVAVSSIYAGSNEIMKVIIGRNMGL; translated from the coding sequence ATGGAAAGAGCGTACTTACAAGAAGAGCATGATATTTTCCGACGTTCATTACGAAAGTTTCTCGAAAAGGAAGCATATCCTAATTTTGATCAATGGGAGAAAGAGCAGCTGGTGCCCAGAGATTTCTGGAAAAAGGCAGGGGAACAAGGTTTTCTTTGTCCATGGGTAGACGGGAAATATGGTGGCTTTAATGCTGATTTTGGTTATTCGGTTGTGATCAACGAGGAATTTGAGCGGGTTGGCACTGGAATGGTCGGCTTTGGCCTCCATAATGATATTGCCATGCCGTATATTGCATCCTATGGAACCGAAGTACAGAAGAAGCGCTGGCTGCCTGGCGCAATAACCGGAGATCTGGTGTCTGCCATTGCCATGACAGAACCGGGAGCGGGGTCAGATTTGGCGGCGATTAAGACGACGGCAATCAAAGATGGGGAGGCGTACATACTTAACGGGGAGAAAACGTTTATTACCAATGGATCTGCCGCTGATTTAGTGGTCGTTGTTTGTAAAACGAATCCTCAGGCAGATCCACCTCATCGGGGAATTAGTTTACTCGTTGTGGAGGCAGATACACTTGGATTTAAAAAAGGCAAAAAACTCGATAAAGTCGGTCAACATTCCAATGACACATGTGAATTGATTTTCGAGGACGCTCGTGTTCCTGCTGGCAATCTACTTGGTGAGGCAGGGAAAGGTTTTTATTATTTGATGGAAAACCTGCAACAGGAACGTTTAATGGTGGCCATTCAGAGCATGACTTCAGCGGAAGTTATGCTGGAGCTAACGATTGATTATGTAAAACAGCGGGAAGCATTTGGCCGGAGCATCAGTCAGTTTCAGAATACGCAGTTTAAACTTGCGGAAATGAAAACGGAAATTCAAATCGGCCGGACGTTTGTGGATCGGCTCATTGAGGATCATGTTGCGGGGAAAGATGTGGTGACAGAGGTTTCGATGGCAAAATGGTGGACGACAGACCTGGCAAAAAAAGTGGCAGGTGAGTGCATGCAGCTGCATGGTGGCTATGGGTATATGGAAGAATACGAGATTGCGAGAAGGTATCGTGATGTAGCCGTTTCCTCGATTTATGCTGGGTCGAATGAGATTATGAAAGTGATTATTGGTAGGAATATGGGGTTGTAG
- a CDS encoding 3-hydroxyacyl-CoA dehydrogenase — MKIEDHVIVVTGGSSGLGEATVRNAVSKGAKAIILDMAEEKGERLVDELGEAIYFIKTDVTDASSVQAALDQAVNKFVSIHAVVNCAGVAIAEKTYGKKGAHELASFSKVVQVNLIGTFNVIRLAAEKMAVNEPNEDNERGVIINTASVAAYEGQIGQVAYSASKGGIVGMTLPIARDLSTYGIRIMTIAPGLFETPLFESLPEKAKKALGKMTPFPSRLGYPREYARLTQSIIENPMLNGETIRLDGAIRMQPR; from the coding sequence ATGAAAATTGAAGATCATGTAATCGTTGTCACTGGTGGATCTTCAGGGCTAGGAGAGGCTACTGTAAGAAATGCTGTTTCTAAAGGGGCTAAGGCTATTATTCTGGATATGGCGGAGGAAAAAGGTGAGCGGCTGGTTGATGAACTGGGAGAAGCTATATATTTTATAAAGACAGATGTGACCGATGCATCCAGCGTACAGGCGGCTTTGGATCAAGCTGTCAATAAGTTTGTTTCCATCCATGCAGTTGTCAATTGCGCTGGGGTCGCGATCGCGGAAAAAACATATGGCAAGAAAGGTGCGCATGAGCTGGCTTCTTTTTCCAAGGTGGTCCAGGTTAATTTAATTGGGACATTCAATGTGATTCGGCTTGCCGCAGAAAAAATGGCTGTTAATGAACCGAATGAGGACAACGAGCGTGGTGTCATCATTAATACGGCATCGGTTGCAGCGTACGAGGGGCAGATTGGCCAGGTTGCCTATAGTGCTTCAAAGGGTGGAATTGTAGGAATGACATTGCCAATTGCAAGGGATCTTTCCACATATGGTATTCGGATAATGACGATCGCTCCCGGTCTGTTTGAGACACCATTATTTGAATCGTTACCAGAAAAAGCGAAAAAAGCATTGGGAAAAATGACACCGTTTCCATCTAGGTTAGGATATCCGAGAGAGTATGCGCGCTTGACACAAAGCATAATTGAAAACCCGATGTTAAACGGGGAAACGATTCGACTAGATGGCGCGATTCGTATGCAGCCACGATAA
- a CDS encoding TetR/AcrR family transcriptional regulator — MSLRERKTAKKKEDILRMAVSVLSEKGYDGTTMEEIASKLLMTKDSVYYYFRDKQDLLYQSHSMLLEGSIENVEGVQRQDLPVKDKLRRAMIVHIEYILMERSGFEMMIKPEQYFSNPQIETIFQLRDEYGKCFDQLILEGIEADAFGSVDVKIVRNIILGAMNWVTQWYSEDGKKDKKEIAEDIADYLLHILIKNNNGGETS, encoded by the coding sequence ATGTCTTTACGCGAGAGAAAAACAGCGAAGAAAAAAGAGGATATTTTGCGGATGGCTGTAAGTGTTTTATCGGAGAAAGGATATGATGGTACAACAATGGAAGAGATTGCTTCCAAGCTTCTGATGACGAAGGATTCTGTTTATTATTACTTTAGAGATAAGCAGGATCTATTATATCAAAGTCATTCCATGCTGTTGGAAGGTAGTATTGAAAACGTGGAAGGCGTTCAGCGTCAGGATTTGCCGGTAAAAGATAAGCTGCGTAGGGCTATGATTGTACATATTGAATACATCTTGATGGAACGCAGTGGTTTCGAAATGATGATTAAACCAGAGCAATATTTTTCAAATCCGCAGATAGAAACGATTTTTCAGCTGCGAGATGAGTACGGGAAATGCTTTGATCAGCTAATCCTGGAGGGGATAGAAGCAGATGCGTTCGGTTCGGTAGACGTAAAAATCGTGCGTAATATTATTTTGGGTGCGATGAATTGGGTGACGCAGTGGTATTCGGAGGATGGGAAAAAGGATAAAAAAGAAATCGCTGAAGACATTGCGGATTACCTGTTACATATTTTAATAAAAAATAATAATGGAGGAGAGACTTCATGA
- a CDS encoding helix-turn-helix domain-containing protein: MEGPQNIENHELRAQLISLRLKLDLTQKEFADLVGVKQPLISRLENVNQNITVNKLQQILARTKTGAKLKIEIDDNKTNKRLLC, translated from the coding sequence ATGGAAGGTCCTCAGAACATTGAAAACCATGAATTAAGAGCACAATTAATATCTCTAAGGCTTAAACTCGATTTAACTCAAAAGGAATTTGCCGACTTGGTCGGAGTTAAGCAGCCGTTAATATCTCGTTTGGAAAACGTTAATCAAAATATAACCGTAAACAAACTTCAACAGATATTAGCACGCACGAAAACGGGGGCAAAGCTAAAAATTGAAATAGATGATAATAAAACTAACAAACGCTTGTTATGCTAA
- a CDS encoding putative holin-like toxin: MRYAITEGGAAYMSVFEALVLMISFATLVVIVIDQNK; encoded by the coding sequence ATGCGGTATGCTATAACGGAAGGGGGTGCTGCCTATATGTCTGTTTTTGAGGCATTGGTTTTAATGATTTCCTTCGCAACACTTGTTGTGATAGTCATAGACCAAAATAAATAG
- the prpB gene encoding methylisocitrate lyase codes for MAWIVDQQATQEELANQFKELIQAEDILQMPGAHDAMAALVAKNTGFSALYLSGGAYTASRGLPDLGIVTSTELADRAKDLVRATNLPVLVDIDTGFGGVLNVARTAREMVEAHVAAVQIEDQQLPKKCGHLNGKQLVTTEEMAQKISAIKEVAPSLVVVARTDAKAVEGVEAAVDRARTYIEAGADAIFPEALQTEEEFRLFAEKLDAPLLANMTEFGKTPYFTAKEFQDMGFDMVIYPVTSLRVAAKAYERIFELIKEQGTQEEGLSDMQTRKELYETISLDDFEGLDKDIAKTVLE; via the coding sequence ATGGCATGGATTGTAGATCAACAGGCCACACAAGAAGAACTAGCAAATCAGTTTAAAGAACTTATTCAAGCAGAAGATATTTTACAAATGCCGGGAGCTCATGATGCAATGGCTGCACTAGTTGCTAAAAATACCGGTTTTTCAGCGCTTTATTTATCTGGTGGTGCGTACACAGCCAGCCGGGGATTGCCTGACCTTGGGATTGTAACATCAACAGAATTGGCAGATCGAGCAAAGGATCTTGTGCGAGCTACAAATTTACCCGTCCTTGTCGACATTGATACAGGTTTTGGAGGCGTGCTTAATGTGGCACGTACGGCTCGCGAAATGGTAGAAGCGCATGTTGCAGCTGTTCAAATTGAGGACCAACAGCTACCGAAAAAATGCGGGCATTTAAATGGAAAACAGCTTGTAACGACAGAGGAAATGGCACAAAAAATTAGCGCCATCAAAGAGGTAGCACCGTCGCTGGTAGTAGTAGCGCGAACAGATGCGAAGGCGGTAGAGGGAGTGGAAGCTGCCGTAGATAGAGCGCGTACTTATATTGAAGCTGGCGCGGATGCCATATTCCCGGAGGCACTGCAAACCGAGGAAGAGTTTCGTTTATTTGCAGAGAAGTTAGATGCTCCTTTGCTTGCGAACATGACCGAATTCGGGAAGACACCATATTTTACGGCCAAAGAATTTCAGGACATGGGATTTGATATGGTAATTTACCCGGTTACTTCCTTGAGGGTAGCGGCGAAAGCTTATGAACGGATATTTGAGTTAATTAAGGAACAGGGAACCCAGGAAGAAGGGCTTTCTGATATGCAAACGAGGAAAGAGTTGTATGAAACGATATCTTTAGACGATTTTGAGGGATTGGATAAAGATATTGCGAAGACGGTTTTGGAGTAG
- a CDS encoding bifunctional 2-methylcitrate dehydratase/aconitate hydratase — MVKVAEKKTMDTVIEKITDYVLNKEITSEEAYSTAHYVLIDTLGCGILALNYPECTKLLGPVVPGTVVPNGTRVPGTPHVLDPVQGAFNIGTMIRWLDYNDTWLAAEWGHPSDNLGGILAVADYVSQQRLARGEDPVTVQEVLEAMIKAHEIQGVLALENSLNRVGLDHVLYVKIATTAVVTKMLGGGRAEISNALSNAWIDNSSLRTYRHAPNTGSRKSWAAGDATSRGVRLAMMAVKGEMGYATALSAPGWGFQDVLFNKQELVLSQPFDSFVMENVLFKVAYPAEFHAQTAAEASVQLHPEVKNRLDEIDQITITTHESAIRIIDKKGPLYNPADRDHCLQYITAIGLLKGDIRAGHYEDDVAADPIIDELRNKMVVTENKAYTKDYLDPEKRSIANAVQVHFKDGTVTENVACEYPLGHRFRRTEAIPKILEKYAANLSTHYPEKKREKIEEISYDYNKFTQMNVNEFVELFL; from the coding sequence ATGGTAAAAGTAGCAGAGAAAAAGACGATGGATACAGTAATAGAAAAAATTACAGATTATGTATTAAATAAAGAAATAACAAGCGAGGAAGCTTATTCAACGGCGCATTATGTACTGATTGATACACTTGGATGTGGTATTCTAGCTTTGAATTACCCGGAATGTACAAAACTGCTTGGACCGGTTGTACCTGGTACGGTTGTTCCAAATGGGACACGGGTGCCTGGAACACCTCACGTGCTCGATCCTGTACAGGGGGCTTTCAATATTGGTACCATGATTCGCTGGCTTGATTATAATGATACATGGCTTGCGGCTGAATGGGGCCATCCATCTGATAACCTTGGAGGAATCCTTGCGGTAGCTGATTATGTGAGTCAGCAGCGTCTTGCTAGGGGTGAGGATCCGGTTACTGTTCAGGAAGTTTTAGAAGCAATGATTAAAGCACATGAAATACAAGGTGTGCTAGCGCTGGAAAACAGCCTGAATCGAGTGGGGCTTGACCATGTATTATATGTGAAGATAGCTACAACAGCTGTGGTGACGAAGATGCTTGGCGGCGGACGCGCTGAAATCTCCAATGCACTATCCAACGCCTGGATCGATAATTCAAGCCTGCGCACCTATCGTCATGCACCTAACACAGGTTCCAGGAAATCATGGGCTGCTGGAGATGCGACTAGTAGAGGCGTGCGCTTAGCTATGATGGCTGTTAAAGGAGAAATGGGTTATGCAACTGCATTAAGTGCGCCTGGATGGGGTTTCCAAGATGTTTTATTTAATAAGCAGGAACTCGTTCTGAGCCAGCCATTTGATAGTTTTGTGATGGAAAATGTATTATTTAAAGTAGCTTATCCGGCTGAATTCCATGCGCAAACTGCCGCAGAGGCTTCGGTTCAACTGCATCCGGAAGTGAAAAACCGCTTGGATGAAATTGATCAGATAACGATCACAACACACGAATCAGCAATAAGGATTATTGATAAAAAAGGTCCGTTATATAATCCGGCTGACCGGGATCATTGTTTGCAATATATCACCGCGATCGGACTATTAAAAGGGGATATACGGGCAGGACATTATGAGGATGATGTGGCCGCTGATCCAATCATCGATGAATTACGTAATAAAATGGTTGTTACCGAAAACAAAGCATACACGAAGGATTATCTTGATCCAGAGAAACGCTCCATTGCAAATGCTGTTCAAGTACATTTTAAAGATGGAACTGTAACCGAAAACGTGGCATGCGAATATCCATTGGGTCACAGGTTCCGGAGAACAGAAGCGATTCCTAAGATTTTGGAAAAATATGCAGCAAATCTCTCTACACATTACCCTGAGAAAAAACGAGAGAAGATAGAAGAAATAAGTTATGATTATAATAAATTCACACAGATGAATGTGAATGAATTTGTTGAATTATTTTTGTAA
- a CDS encoding MFS transporter, with translation MLEQSNNLEQSNKEEPRKKEMWGYATSAFGIFITWNLIGSFLSYYYTDVVGLTAGAVGTLMLVARLFDGFTDLGMGIIVDKTKSKHGSARPWLLWMAIPFGVATVLLFSVPDIGQTGMLVYAYVTYLGFVLLYTMVSISYKSLQGFMTTHQDSRSLMNTYSGILNFSGALVAAVLSQPLAALIGWTAVAAMYGSIAIVFILLTFRSVKERVGPNTFNSGDNVPFILGFKSLFKNKYWAITAIFSVFFYTTVALVQGSSIYYAQVVLGNANLVPIIGLALTLPMIIGLLFMGPIVLKIGKRNASLIGVVVIIIGQSVKWIDPANLPIYLIGTVIAGLGVMAPQAYIFGMINDTAEYGEYKTGVRIVGLVNSGSSFGTKAGSGIGLALIGWLLGFGDISVVRLNSLH, from the coding sequence ATGTTAGAACAAAGCAATAATTTAGAACAAAGCAATAAAGAAGAACCAAGAAAAAAAGAAATGTGGGGATATGCCACATCAGCCTTTGGTATTTTTATAACCTGGAATTTAATTGGCTCATTTCTTTCATATTATTACACGGATGTTGTTGGACTAACTGCTGGAGCAGTAGGGACATTGATGTTGGTTGCCCGGCTTTTTGATGGGTTTACAGACTTAGGTATGGGGATAATTGTTGATAAAACCAAATCTAAACATGGCTCAGCTCGCCCATGGTTATTATGGATGGCAATACCTTTTGGTGTTGCAACCGTTTTATTATTTTCAGTCCCTGATATTGGCCAAACAGGTATGTTGGTCTATGCCTATGTCACATATTTGGGATTTGTCTTGCTTTATACAATGGTCTCCATTTCTTATAAATCCTTACAGGGCTTTATGACAACGCATCAGGACAGTCGATCCTTAATGAATACTTATTCTGGCATATTAAATTTTTCAGGTGCATTGGTAGCTGCGGTTTTATCTCAACCATTAGCAGCGTTAATTGGTTGGACAGCAGTTGCTGCAATGTATGGATCAATAGCCATTGTTTTTATATTATTAACCTTTAGATCAGTAAAGGAGAGAGTGGGACCCAATACATTTAATTCAGGAGATAATGTACCGTTTATTTTGGGATTTAAATCATTATTTAAAAATAAATATTGGGCCATCACTGCTATTTTTTCCGTGTTTTTTTACACAACAGTAGCACTTGTCCAAGGATCCAGTATTTATTATGCACAAGTAGTATTAGGAAATGCCAATTTAGTTCCAATCATAGGACTTGCTTTAACCTTACCTATGATTATAGGTCTATTATTTATGGGACCTATTGTTCTTAAAATCGGGAAGCGAAATGCTTCTCTTATAGGTGTTGTTGTAATAATCATTGGTCAGTCAGTCAAATGGATCGATCCGGCTAATTTGCCAATATATTTAATTGGTACAGTCATAGCCGGTTTGGGTGTAATGGCACCACAAGCGTATATTTTCGGTATGATTAACGATACTGCTGAGTACGGAGAATATAAAACAGGTGTTCGAATAGTCGGTTTAGTAAACAGTGGATCGAGTTTTGGAACTAAAGCCGGTTCAGGTATCGGACTTGCTCTTATAGGTTGGTTATTAGGTTTTGGGGATATATCGGTGGTCAGACTGAACAGTCTCCATTAG
- a CDS encoding long-chain-fatty-acid--CoA ligase encodes MKTPIWNNYNIGKIFKGDLIMVSYDKRWLKHYPKDVDANLEIKERSLSDLLNNAAKNFGEATSLQFENDTWSFKDVQEISETLAGTLFQQGFKKGDRLSIMLPNCAQYIFSLFATVRLGGIVVQTNPMYVERELEYQLNDTKAEFMICHDSLYYRVKRVQDKTSLKKIIVVQFSDKKKIELDVDDVFFDDFLDMYHSPPPEFKINPNEDIAVLQYTGGTTGKSKGVMLTHQNFINQTEQTYEFLFKRFDSKEGLNKVVISFLPLFHIFGLANVTLTGFLIGYKQIILPRFETEPVLNIIKDDPPMFFFGVPTMFNAILNYPNIETFGINKIHGFFCGSSPMPLKTYNSFKELINKTAFISDGYGLSEMTSGTLSNPYTRMKVGSVGVPFPQTEAKIVVETDDGVEEAPIGTKGEIITRGPQLMKGYWNNQEETKIAIRDGWLHTGDIGYMDEDGYFYIVDRKKDMIIASGFNVYPREVEEIIYQIPQVKEVIVIGAPDEHRGETVKAYIALKENKEITEEEVIVFCREKLSAYKVPKLIEFRNELPKSSVGKLLKREIRNQEL; translated from the coding sequence ATGAAGACACCTATTTGGAATAATTACAATATAGGCAAAATATTTAAGGGAGATTTGATTATGGTTTCTTACGATAAAAGGTGGTTGAAACACTATCCGAAAGATGTAGATGCGAATTTGGAAATTAAAGAAAGGTCTCTGTCCGATCTATTAAATAATGCGGCCAAGAACTTTGGGGAGGCAACTTCACTACAATTTGAAAATGATACATGGTCATTTAAAGATGTTCAAGAAATATCAGAAACATTAGCAGGTACCCTTTTTCAGCAGGGATTTAAAAAGGGTGATCGATTATCCATCATGTTACCAAACTGCGCTCAATATATCTTTTCACTCTTTGCTACAGTTCGTCTGGGAGGCATTGTTGTTCAAACGAATCCTATGTATGTTGAAAGAGAACTAGAGTATCAACTAAATGACACTAAAGCAGAATTTATGATATGTCATGACTCGTTGTATTACCGAGTAAAAAGAGTACAGGATAAAACCTCGCTAAAAAAAATTATTGTTGTACAGTTTAGTGATAAGAAAAAAATTGAACTTGATGTTGATGATGTGTTTTTTGATGATTTTTTAGATATGTATCATTCGCCTCCCCCAGAATTTAAAATTAATCCTAACGAGGATATAGCAGTACTGCAATATACAGGTGGAACAACTGGAAAATCTAAAGGAGTTATGTTAACCCACCAAAATTTTATTAATCAAACAGAACAGACATACGAATTTTTATTTAAAAGATTTGATTCAAAGGAAGGCCTAAACAAAGTTGTTATTAGTTTTTTACCATTATTTCATATATTTGGATTGGCAAATGTTACATTAACAGGATTTTTAATTGGTTATAAACAAATAATATTACCTCGTTTTGAAACGGAGCCGGTATTAAACATAATTAAAGATGATCCACCGATGTTCTTTTTTGGTGTCCCGACGATGTTTAATGCAATACTTAATTATCCTAATATAGAAACCTTTGGAATAAATAAAATTCATGGGTTCTTTTGTGGTAGTTCTCCTATGCCATTAAAAACATATAATAGTTTTAAGGAATTAATTAATAAAACAGCATTTATTTCAGACGGGTATGGGCTCTCTGAAATGACATCAGGTACACTTAGTAATCCATACACGAGGATGAAAGTTGGTAGTGTAGGAGTTCCGTTCCCGCAGACCGAAGCAAAAATTGTTGTTGAAACAGACGACGGTGTGGAAGAAGCTCCTATTGGAACTAAAGGTGAAATTATTACTAGAGGTCCACAACTAATGAAAGGCTATTGGAATAACCAGGAAGAGACTAAAATAGCCATAAGAGATGGGTGGCTGCACACTGGAGATATTGGATATATGGATGAAGATGGATACTTTTACATTGTGGATCGAAAAAAAGATATGATTATTGCGAGTGGCTTTAATGTTTACCCAAGAGAGGTTGAAGAAATAATTTATCAAATTCCACAAGTGAAAGAAGTTATTGTGATAGGAGCCCCAGATGAACATAGAGGAGAAACAGTAAAAGCTTATATTGCTTTGAAGGAGAATAAAGAGATTACGGAGGAAGAGGTTATTGTTTTTTGCCGTGAAAAATTATCTGCATACAAAGTGCCGAAGTTAATAGAATTCAGAAATGAACTTCCAAAATCTAGTGTTGGTAAACTATTAAAACGAGAGATTAGGAACCAAGAATTGTGA